The Fulvivirga ligni genome window below encodes:
- a CDS encoding glycoside hydrolase family 2 TIM barrel-domain containing protein, with amino-acid sequence MIKRLFIFTILLFQIQAGFVKAQERKVQTLKDGWKFHKGEAGGADQADFNDAKWQSVTVPHDWAIYGPFDKEIDKQVVKIEQNMEEKATEKTGRTGSLPFTGVGWYRNHFTYTVPPGKQLLLTFDGAMSNAKVYVNGEYVGSRAYGYSYFYFDITDKIKHGEENVIAVRLENQPFSSRWYPGAGLYRKVQLIEKDKISFQHWGHYITTPFISDDVARVNIKSKVQGNGLHIETEITDADGKVVATHKESTQYDDELVQNISVSNPHLWSPEDPYLYTATLKLFQGNELKDSQNIRFGIRSIEYGRENGFVLNGKPTKFRGVCLHHDLGPLGTAVNKAALRRQLTILKDLGCNAIRSAHNMPSMEQLELCDEMGFLFVAESFDEWKKPKVENGYNLYFDEWAEKDVVNLVQATRNHPCIVMWSAGNEVPDQWGNEGVKRAKWLQEIFHREDPTRPVTVGMDQVKAVMESGFGALLDVPGLNYRVHLYEEAYDKFPQGFILGSETASTVSSRGVYKFPVEKAVSKQYDDLQCSSYDLEYCSWSNLPEDDFVLQDDKPWVIGEFVWTGFDYLGEPTPYDEFWPSRSSYFGMVDLAGIPKDRYYLYRSRWNKEEETLHILPHWNWKGREGEITPVFVYTNYNSAELFINGKSQGVVTKNDSTKQDRDRLRWMNVKYEPGTVKVVAFDDAGKAVAEKEIKTAGAPHHIELQADRSALTADGQDISFIAATVVDKDGNPCPLADNQLNFKVSGAGSFRAVCNGDATSLEIFHQPTMKAFNGKLVVLVQSSRKAGDIKLTVSGKGLKKAEYSLKAE; translated from the coding sequence ATGATCAAGCGATTATTCATATTTACCATTCTTTTATTTCAAATTCAGGCCGGTTTTGTCAAGGCTCAGGAAAGGAAAGTGCAGACACTAAAAGATGGTTGGAAATTTCACAAAGGAGAGGCTGGGGGAGCAGATCAAGCCGATTTTAACGATGCCAAATGGCAGTCTGTTACGGTACCGCATGACTGGGCTATTTATGGACCTTTTGATAAGGAGATAGACAAGCAGGTGGTGAAAATTGAGCAGAATATGGAAGAAAAGGCCACTGAAAAAACGGGAAGGACAGGTTCTTTGCCATTCACCGGTGTGGGCTGGTATAGAAACCACTTTACTTACACTGTGCCACCAGGCAAGCAGCTCTTGCTCACTTTTGATGGAGCCATGAGCAATGCAAAGGTGTATGTGAACGGAGAGTACGTAGGCTCTCGTGCTTATGGCTATAGCTATTTCTACTTTGATATTACTGACAAAATAAAGCATGGAGAAGAGAATGTAATCGCCGTAAGGCTTGAGAATCAGCCGTTTTCGTCAAGATGGTATCCTGGTGCAGGTTTATACAGAAAAGTACAGTTAATCGAAAAAGATAAAATTAGCTTTCAGCACTGGGGACATTACATCACCACGCCTTTCATATCGGATGATGTGGCCAGAGTCAACATCAAATCAAAAGTGCAGGGCAACGGTTTACATATAGAAACAGAGATTACCGATGCTGACGGAAAGGTGGTAGCTACTCATAAGGAAAGCACTCAATATGATGATGAGTTGGTGCAAAATATCTCCGTATCGAATCCGCATCTCTGGAGTCCGGAAGATCCTTATTTGTACACCGCTACGCTAAAGCTGTTTCAGGGTAACGAATTAAAGGACTCTCAGAATATTCGGTTCGGGATAAGAAGTATTGAGTATGGCAGGGAAAATGGCTTTGTACTCAATGGAAAACCCACTAAGTTCAGAGGCGTTTGTTTGCATCATGATTTGGGTCCGCTAGGAACGGCTGTGAATAAAGCAGCATTAAGAAGACAGCTCACCATTTTGAAAGATTTAGGCTGTAATGCTATTCGCTCTGCGCACAATATGCCATCTATGGAGCAGTTGGAGCTTTGCGATGAAATGGGATTTCTCTTCGTGGCAGAAAGCTTTGATGAATGGAAAAAGCCCAAGGTGGAGAATGGATACAACCTGTATTTTGATGAGTGGGCAGAAAAAGACGTTGTTAACTTGGTACAAGCTACCAGAAATCACCCATGCATAGTGATGTGGAGCGCTGGTAATGAGGTGCCTGATCAGTGGGGGAATGAAGGGGTGAAGCGAGCCAAGTGGCTTCAGGAGATATTTCATAGAGAAGACCCCACCAGACCAGTTACCGTGGGTATGGATCAGGTGAAAGCGGTGATGGAATCAGGTTTTGGGGCTTTGCTCGATGTGCCTGGGCTTAATTACCGCGTGCATTTATATGAAGAGGCCTATGATAAATTCCCACAAGGATTCATCCTCGGCTCCGAAACTGCCTCTACCGTGAGTAGCAGAGGAGTTTACAAATTCCCTGTAGAAAAGGCTGTTTCAAAGCAGTATGATGACTTACAATGCTCTTCCTATGACCTTGAATATTGCAGCTGGTCTAACCTGCCAGAAGATGATTTTGTGCTTCAAGATGATAAGCCCTGGGTAATAGGTGAGTTTGTATGGACTGGCTTTGATTATCTGGGAGAACCTACTCCTTATGATGAATTCTGGCCGTCAAGAAGCTCTTATTTCGGTATGGTGGATCTGGCGGGCATCCCAAAAGACAGATATTACCTATATCGAAGCAGATGGAATAAAGAGGAGGAAACTTTGCATATTCTTCCTCATTGGAACTGGAAAGGCAGAGAAGGAGAGATCACCCCAGTATTTGTTTACACCAACTATAACAGCGCTGAATTATTCATCAATGGCAAAAGTCAGGGTGTTGTTACTAAGAACGACTCCACCAAACAAGACCGCGACAGGCTCAGGTGGATGAATGTAAAATACGAGCCAGGAACAGTAAAAGTGGTGGCCTTTGATGATGCTGGAAAAGCCGTGGCTGAGAAAGAAATAAAAACCGCCGGTGCCCCACATCACATAGAATTACAAGCAGATCGATCCGCTCTAACAGCTGATGGTCAGGATATTAGCTTTATTGCAGCCACTGTGGTAGACAAAGACGGCAACCCATGCCCTCTGGCAGATAACCAACTGAATTTCAAAGTATCAGGAGCCGGCTCGTTCAGAGCAGTATGTAATGGCGATGCCACCTCACTAGAAATCTTCCATCAGCCCACCATGAAAGCCTTCAATGGCAAACTGGTAGTGCTGGTACAGTCATCCAGGAAAGCCGGAGATATAAAACTCACTGTTTCAGGAAAAGGCCTGAAGAAGGCTGAATATTCTTTAAAGGCGGAGTAA
- a CDS encoding SusC/RagA family TonB-linked outer membrane protein: MQLSTINSRKGWIGVILLLLIVISNLSAQTQNSSGIIDLQIKDKKLSEVLKLIEDKTDYAVVYSNDVLNYEHPISLNIKQKPVSEILKSLQNQSPILFDINDDVISVKMKEGYESEKNTIKGKVTDSNGMALIGATVLIKGTTKGTTTDVEGNYVLGTAPAYGVLVYSYIGMDSHEENIANRSLISVTLNEKTEMINEVVVTALNIPREEKSLGYSVAKVEGKELSNSITGNWLNNMSGQVPGLFFAQAGSGPSGSIRVTLRGDQSLNYGSNEALFVVDGVPISSGMTATRDVSNYAQADAPVDFGNAASEINPDDIESVSVLKGPAAAALYGSRAANGAIIITTKSGRKKKGIGVTINSSVSFERAGYFPDFQTEYGNGSDRGAQEYSLWEISEDMAPDGVPVSRNYSRYTFGEKFDSNEMRYLYASKNWETGEFTKLPWQYQDDWYTGLFETGVTTNNTITISGNNGEGTSTRFSVTDYSNDWILPNTGFDRQTVSLALKTPVTDRISLSTKVNYYHKQSDNMPGGGYDEVNPMYSLVWGFNVNSMKDWENEYTEGRYNYANWSAQGENGQGLVFPSANSFNPYRTLYEQLSTQDKDRVLGNMTLSIDLLKNLTLDLRSGLDWSDEFRTQRKPFYTAGYQNGFYREQSVRRFENNNDFMLRYQNDDLLEGLGLSIMAGGNNRVSKYYNSKITLEQLGEEGIYHTNNLPPGVNPDPYNYRSKKVVNSLYGLVSLSWNDTYYLDITGRNDWSSTLARGYWSYFYSSVAGSVLLDELFDLHTSASWVDLLKVRLSWANVGNDTDPYSLDQYYGNTSFPGGYVLPGTIPDPEIQPENVESWEVGVSGKLFRNRISFDVTKYYASTTNQIVSVNVDQVTGATGMKINAGEIRNEGIEIAAGFVPVRKKNFEWSFDVNWSKNNNKLVSLQDGWDPEEPLQTDMGTTIGNRTYVYSYVGQEMHVIYGRGFQRAPEGAFYIDENGNQVDASGMHIVNSDGYPVLDEAPDRRIGKVNPDWRAGMTQRIRYKNLTLSAVFSGQVGGHAFSVTNFALSYQGKLKNSLEGRYDGLVHEGVNVSTDADGNVTYQKNNTVTSSIQTYYNTYIWNRNNTEMNTFSTSYLKLRELRLDYRLPQSICQKTGILQNASVGVFATNVFCLSDFPQYDPDTGMLNGSNIYKGIESMSFPMTRSYGFNVQLSF, encoded by the coding sequence ATGCAATTATCAACCATTAATTCTAGAAAAGGTTGGATCGGAGTAATACTTTTACTTCTAATAGTGATATCTAACCTCAGTGCTCAGACCCAAAATAGTTCGGGCATAATTGATTTACAAATTAAGGATAAAAAGCTCTCTGAGGTTTTAAAGCTCATTGAGGATAAAACAGATTACGCCGTGGTGTATTCAAATGATGTTTTGAATTATGAACACCCTATTTCATTGAATATCAAGCAGAAACCAGTTTCTGAAATCCTTAAATCTCTTCAGAATCAGTCTCCGATTTTATTTGATATTAATGATGATGTCATATCCGTAAAAATGAAAGAAGGCTATGAGTCAGAGAAGAATACCATAAAAGGAAAAGTTACTGACAGCAATGGAATGGCCTTGATAGGCGCCACTGTGCTAATAAAAGGTACCACCAAAGGTACTACTACGGATGTAGAGGGTAACTATGTTCTGGGTACTGCTCCTGCATATGGTGTTTTGGTATACTCCTACATTGGTATGGATAGCCATGAAGAAAACATTGCCAATAGAAGTCTGATCTCAGTAACACTTAACGAGAAGACAGAGATGATCAATGAGGTGGTGGTTACCGCTTTGAATATTCCTCGTGAAGAAAAGTCTTTGGGATACTCTGTAGCCAAAGTTGAAGGGAAAGAACTATCAAATTCAATCACAGGAAACTGGCTAAATAATATGTCTGGCCAGGTGCCAGGCCTGTTTTTTGCTCAGGCGGGTAGTGGTCCCAGCGGTTCTATTCGTGTAACCTTAAGAGGAGATCAATCTTTGAATTATGGAAGCAATGAGGCGCTATTCGTAGTAGATGGGGTGCCTATTTCTTCAGGCATGACAGCAACAAGAGACGTCTCTAACTATGCTCAGGCCGATGCTCCTGTGGATTTTGGTAATGCTGCCAGTGAGATTAACCCTGATGATATTGAGTCTGTTTCAGTGCTAAAAGGTCCGGCTGCAGCAGCATTATATGGTTCAAGGGCAGCAAATGGTGCTATCATTATCACTACAAAGTCAGGCAGAAAGAAAAAAGGAATAGGAGTGACGATTAACTCCTCAGTAAGCTTTGAGCGCGCTGGTTATTTCCCTGATTTTCAGACAGAATATGGAAATGGATCTGATAGAGGAGCTCAAGAGTATTCACTCTGGGAAATATCTGAGGATATGGCTCCTGACGGAGTGCCGGTATCCAGAAACTATTCTCGCTACACTTTCGGTGAAAAGTTTGATTCTAATGAAATGAGGTATCTATATGCTTCTAAAAATTGGGAAACAGGCGAATTCACAAAGCTGCCATGGCAGTATCAGGATGATTGGTACACAGGCCTTTTTGAAACTGGTGTAACTACTAATAATACCATCACCATCAGCGGAAACAACGGTGAAGGTACTTCTACACGCTTTTCTGTTACTGACTATAGCAATGATTGGATATTGCCTAATACAGGATTCGATCGTCAAACTGTATCATTAGCACTTAAAACACCTGTTACAGACAGGATCAGCCTTAGTACCAAGGTAAACTACTACCATAAGCAAAGTGACAACATGCCTGGGGGTGGCTATGATGAGGTAAATCCTATGTACTCTTTAGTGTGGGGCTTCAATGTAAACAGCATGAAAGACTGGGAGAATGAGTATACCGAAGGTCGCTATAATTATGCTAACTGGTCGGCTCAGGGAGAAAATGGCCAAGGATTAGTTTTCCCTTCAGCGAACTCTTTCAACCCTTACAGAACGCTTTATGAGCAGCTAAGCACTCAGGATAAAGATCGTGTTTTGGGTAACATGACTTTAAGTATTGATCTTTTGAAAAACTTAACCCTGGATCTACGCTCTGGTCTTGATTGGTCAGATGAATTCCGCACACAGAGAAAGCCTTTTTACACGGCAGGATATCAGAATGGCTTTTATAGAGAGCAAAGTGTGAGAAGGTTTGAAAACAATAATGATTTCATGCTAAGGTATCAGAATGATGACTTACTGGAAGGTTTAGGTCTATCGATAATGGCTGGCGGAAACAACAGGGTGAGTAAGTATTATAACAGTAAAATAACGCTGGAGCAATTAGGAGAAGAGGGGATTTACCATACCAATAACCTTCCTCCAGGCGTAAATCCTGATCCTTACAATTATAGAAGTAAGAAGGTGGTGAACAGTTTGTATGGTTTAGTTTCTTTGAGCTGGAATGATACCTACTATCTGGATATCACAGGTAGAAATGACTGGTCTAGTACTTTGGCCAGAGGTTACTGGTCATATTTTTACTCCTCGGTCGCGGGTAGTGTGCTTTTAGATGAGCTATTTGATTTACACACTTCTGCTTCATGGGTAGACCTTTTAAAGGTTCGCTTATCATGGGCTAATGTAGGTAATGACACAGATCCTTATTCATTAGATCAGTATTACGGAAACACTTCATTCCCTGGTGGTTATGTGCTTCCGGGTACTATTCCTGATCCTGAGATTCAGCCTGAAAACGTAGAAAGCTGGGAAGTAGGTGTAAGCGGAAAGCTATTTAGAAACCGCATTTCATTTGATGTTACTAAATATTATGCATCTACTACAAACCAGATTGTATCAGTAAATGTAGATCAGGTTACGGGTGCTACGGGAATGAAGATCAATGCTGGTGAAATCAGAAATGAAGGTATTGAAATAGCCGCTGGTTTTGTGCCTGTAAGAAAGAAAAACTTTGAATGGTCTTTTGATGTAAACTGGTCAAAGAATAACAACAAGCTAGTGAGCTTACAAGATGGTTGGGATCCTGAAGAGCCGCTACAAACAGACATGGGTACCACTATTGGTAACAGAACCTATGTGTATTCTTATGTAGGTCAGGAGATGCATGTTATCTATGGTAGAGGTTTTCAGAGGGCACCTGAAGGTGCATTCTATATTGACGAAAATGGCAACCAGGTAGATGCTTCAGGTATGCATATTGTTAACTCTGATGGATACCCTGTATTAGATGAGGCGCCCGATAGAAGAATAGGGAAGGTTAATCCTGATTGGAGAGCAGGCATGACTCAACGCATCAGATATAAAAACCTTACACTGTCAGCCGTATTTTCCGGTCAGGTAGGCGGACATGCCTTTTCTGTAACCAACTTCGCACTTTCCTATCAGGGTAAGCTAAAGAATTCATTAGAAGGCAGATATGACGGCCTTGTGCATGAAGGTGTAAATGTAAGCACAGATGCAGATGGAAATGTTACTTATCAGAAAAACAATACTGTAACCAGCAGCATTCAGACCTACTATAACACCTATATCTGGAATAGGAATAATACGGAGATGAATACCTTCAGTACCTCTTATCTGAAGTTGAGAGAACTAAGGTTAGACTACAGATTACCGCAGTCCATTTGTCAAAAAACAGGCATTCTACAAAACGCCTCAGTGGGTGTTTTTGCTACTAATGTTTTTTGCCTGTCAGACTTTCCTCAGTATGATCCAGACACAGGTATGCTAAACGGTTCTAACATCTATAAAGGAATCGAATCCATGTCATTTCCTATGACCCGTTCATATGGCTTCAATGTTCAACTCTCATTTTAA
- a CDS encoding BACON domain-containing protein, producing MTSNRILSIGKMMMFIFSISSLLFVSCSDDDSTEGEAYFTIEDNPTGLAVGVEGVSKSYVVRSNRPWQVVAQGDADWVKPFPAEGEDDGIFRFIVDPNATLDARNASFSFMVDGQEQPVLFLVEQVANMPYITIIDAEDGFTVPAAGGELNVGIDANIAWTYTIEENNWISETDVTDSQITLVANKNAKDARTVKLTVSSPDFPALTQEVSITQSRGSVLLEEDFSWLSYGDAIPYVTSGEKRYDSWTEEEKNRGWYSTPVEVSSNQQIVYARQGFVKLGKTNYGGDMISPKLPIEGTVTLQVTFKAAAYISAGGNVDDRILVINALGAGEASVAQMQIDNIPNSQAEDEAGVVNDIWAEDRSYTFTITGATSDTQVQFLGGAYELSGIGQGKNRIFLDDIKIEIVE from the coding sequence ATGACAAGTAATAGAATATTAAGCATTGGAAAAATGATGATGTTCATCTTTTCTATAAGCTCACTGTTATTCGTTTCCTGCTCTGATGATGATAGTACAGAGGGTGAAGCCTACTTTACCATTGAAGACAACCCTACTGGTTTAGCAGTAGGCGTGGAAGGTGTTTCAAAAAGTTATGTAGTTCGTTCTAACAGGCCATGGCAAGTGGTGGCACAAGGTGATGCGGATTGGGTGAAACCATTTCCAGCTGAGGGAGAAGATGATGGAATTTTTAGATTTATTGTTGATCCAAATGCAACGTTAGACGCTCGTAATGCCAGTTTTTCTTTCATGGTAGATGGTCAGGAACAGCCGGTTTTATTTTTAGTGGAGCAGGTGGCCAATATGCCTTACATTACTATTATAGATGCAGAAGATGGTTTCACAGTACCTGCTGCAGGTGGCGAACTTAATGTGGGAATAGACGCCAATATAGCATGGACTTACACCATTGAAGAAAATAATTGGATTAGTGAAACGGATGTAACTGACTCACAGATTACTCTGGTAGCCAATAAGAACGCTAAAGACGCGAGAACTGTGAAGCTTACTGTGAGCTCCCCGGATTTTCCTGCGTTAACTCAAGAGGTGTCCATTACTCAGTCAAGAGGAAGTGTGCTTTTGGAAGAGGATTTCAGCTGGTTGTCTTATGGTGATGCCATTCCTTATGTTACTTCTGGGGAGAAACGCTATGACTCGTGGACTGAAGAGGAAAAAAATCGTGGTTGGTATAGTACCCCGGTAGAAGTGTCTTCTAATCAGCAAATTGTCTACGCTCGCCAGGGTTTTGTGAAGCTGGGTAAAACCAATTATGGAGGAGATATGATTTCTCCAAAATTGCCAATCGAAGGCACCGTAACCCTTCAGGTTACTTTCAAAGCGGCCGCTTATATCTCAGCAGGAGGAAATGTTGATGACAGAATTTTAGTGATCAATGCCTTGGGAGCAGGAGAAGCTAGCGTGGCTCAAATGCAGATTGATAATATCCCTAACTCTCAGGCTGAGGATGAAGCAGGGGTGGTGAATGATATCTGGGCAGAAGACAGGAGCTACACATTTACCATTACAGGAGCCACTTCAGATACACAAGTGCAATTTCTTGGAGGTGCCTACGAGTTGAGTGGCATAGGGCAGGGTAAGAACCGCATATTCCTTGATGATATAAAGATTGAAATAGTTGAATAA
- a CDS encoding SusD/RagB family nutrient-binding outer membrane lipoprotein — MQILKRILTIGLMAFIVSCTSDFEDTNTNPNTTTVGEIQATGMFEPLLYNGANGWLNYTWFWNDELIQFTAFTGGTTRQEHRYFISDGNWQSVWNFYARYANNAVHMYDLSVEQEDESLQAVALTLKVLYMSNLTDMFGDIPYSEAFTANKPGGTTKPKFDSQKEVYEQMFAELEAANELYASNPQFRKPELDGMYGGSMESWRKFNNSLYLRLLCRVSGRSEMGVGSKMTEMLSNPDRYPIFTSNDDNATVIFSGSDPYRNQFALSNEGDFTSSGRKLTEQLIKMTVVTETDGSQVYEDPRLAIIGKKNPSLDTNPDGIWIGTVSGGTEENQGTDNRGSSWLNAAVFCRADAPGWFMDYAEVQFILAEAALKGYISGGETAAREYYEQAVTASIEKWSEFGTYSEVPVAVTSEDISTFLSSDLASWDTAGDKAELIGNQKYLALFWVGMEAYHEYRRTGFPELTIGQGTVYNDYTLPTRFAYPTTTMATNSDNAQAALQNMGGENNMKTPVWWSKQAIGQ, encoded by the coding sequence ATGCAAATATTAAAGAGAATACTCACCATCGGGCTCATGGCTTTTATTGTAAGCTGTACCTCCGATTTTGAAGATACAAACACTAACCCGAATACAACTACTGTAGGTGAAATTCAGGCTACGGGTATGTTTGAGCCCTTACTTTATAATGGAGCTAATGGCTGGTTAAATTACACCTGGTTCTGGAATGATGAATTAATTCAGTTTACCGCCTTCACAGGAGGTACTACCAGACAAGAGCATAGATATTTTATCAGCGATGGTAACTGGCAAAGTGTATGGAATTTTTACGCCCGATATGCTAACAATGCTGTGCACATGTATGACCTCAGCGTAGAGCAGGAAGATGAATCTTTACAAGCAGTAGCACTAACCTTAAAGGTGCTTTATATGTCTAACCTTACGGATATGTTTGGCGATATTCCTTATTCTGAAGCCTTTACTGCAAACAAGCCTGGAGGAACTACCAAGCCTAAATTTGATTCACAGAAAGAGGTCTATGAGCAAATGTTTGCTGAGCTAGAAGCTGCCAATGAGCTGTATGCCTCAAACCCTCAATTCAGAAAACCAGAACTTGATGGCATGTATGGCGGATCTATGGAAAGCTGGAGAAAGTTCAATAACTCACTGTATTTAAGGTTATTATGTAGAGTAAGTGGCAGGTCTGAAATGGGAGTTGGTAGTAAAATGACAGAAATGCTCAGCAATCCGGATAGGTATCCTATTTTCACTTCTAATGATGATAATGCTACCGTAATCTTCTCAGGATCTGATCCTTATAGAAATCAGTTTGCGCTGTCTAATGAAGGTGACTTCACCAGTTCTGGTCGTAAGCTTACCGAGCAGTTAATCAAGATGACGGTAGTTACTGAAACGGATGGATCTCAGGTATATGAAGACCCTCGATTAGCCATAATTGGGAAGAAAAACCCAAGTTTAGATACTAATCCTGACGGCATTTGGATTGGAACAGTATCAGGTGGTACTGAGGAAAATCAAGGGACAGATAATAGAGGTTCTTCATGGTTAAATGCAGCTGTATTTTGTAGAGCCGATGCTCCAGGATGGTTCATGGATTATGCTGAGGTTCAGTTTATTTTGGCTGAAGCTGCATTGAAAGGATATATCTCAGGTGGTGAGACTGCCGCCAGAGAATATTATGAGCAGGCCGTTACTGCTTCTATAGAAAAATGGTCTGAGTTTGGTACATATAGTGAGGTGCCTGTGGCTGTTACCTCTGAAGATATAAGCACATTCCTTTCCTCTGATCTGGCCTCTTGGGACACCGCAGGCGATAAAGCTGAGCTTATCGGTAATCAGAAATACCTGGCGTTATTCTGGGTGGGCATGGAAGCTTACCATGAATACAGAAGAACAGGGTTTCCTGAGCTCACTATAGGTCAGGGTACCGTGTATAATGATTATACGCTGCCAACCAGGTTCGCTTATCCTACTACCACCATGGCTACCAATAGTGATAATGCACAGGCTGCATTGCAAAATATGGGTGGTGAAAACAATATGAAAACACCAGTATGGTGGAGTAAGCAAGCCATTGGACAATAA
- a CDS encoding calcineurin-like phosphoesterase C-terminal domain-containing protein yields MDQTRRKFIKAGSLTTLYGLSGLGFGFVSCKKDNVIDENNVLNISGVSIPSTLDVTAGQEVTLTGKGFKIGDQIEMKTADNSAFTSTVISVTDTTVTFLLPDGISTGNYNLTVIRGAKSLFLGGVLINLIANVDLPDKAGMTVKGLVYCNGVGVAGVVVSDGYEVTTTDDKGRYYLPSQKKTGFVFISVPGNYEVVTDGNAPQFFKRLSNAVNTVEQKDFSLIEANNEKHVVVTMADWHLANRNNDLDQFTNKVLPDVNATINKYAADGTKVYVLTLGDLTWDLYWYNNNFGLQEYLPYMNKLACPVFNLIGNHDNDPYVANNDWEAEAKYRDIIGPTYYSFNLGKVHYVVLDDVEYLNSGGSEGVIGSRNYNEKIVSEQMEWLQKDLATITDKSTPIVIATHTPLYKNPTLDVNGNQVDTLDLSNGGSLINSLKEFSTVHVLTGHTHINYSVEEESNVMEHNTAAICATWWWTGKNGYAGNHICKDGSPGGYGIWKMDGQNIEWLYKGIGHGEDYQFRAYDLNEVHITAAEFAPKSSDSLLEPYAGPYAQKSSGNEVLINVWGYDSEWKIEVSENGNKLGVDRVYALDPLHIISYDALRLNAGATPTGAFTTTETAHLFKAVASAPDSTLEIKVTDRFGNTYTESMVRPKAFSYDIR; encoded by the coding sequence ATGGATCAAACAAGAAGAAAGTTTATCAAAGCTGGTAGTTTAACTACGTTGTATGGTTTAAGTGGTTTGGGTTTTGGCTTTGTAAGCTGCAAGAAGGATAATGTGATCGATGAGAATAATGTGCTTAATATCAGTGGTGTATCTATTCCTTCAACACTTGATGTTACAGCCGGTCAGGAGGTAACACTCACGGGAAAGGGTTTTAAAATCGGAGACCAAATAGAAATGAAAACTGCAGATAACAGTGCTTTTACAAGCACTGTTATCTCAGTGACAGATACCACTGTAACGTTCCTTTTGCCGGATGGAATTAGCACTGGAAATTATAACCTAACCGTGATCAGGGGGGCTAAAAGCCTGTTTTTAGGAGGAGTGCTAATCAATCTCATTGCTAATGTAGATCTTCCTGATAAAGCAGGAATGACTGTGAAAGGCCTTGTTTATTGTAATGGTGTAGGTGTTGCCGGAGTGGTGGTTTCAGATGGTTATGAAGTGACCACTACAGATGATAAAGGACGGTATTATTTGCCTTCACAAAAGAAAACAGGCTTTGTATTTATCTCAGTGCCTGGTAATTATGAAGTGGTAACGGACGGCAATGCACCGCAGTTTTTTAAGCGACTGAGCAATGCTGTAAATACAGTAGAACAAAAGGATTTCTCATTGATAGAGGCAAATAATGAAAAGCATGTGGTAGTTACTATGGCTGACTGGCACCTGGCCAACCGTAATAATGACCTGGATCAGTTTACCAATAAGGTCTTGCCTGACGTAAATGCCACAATCAATAAATACGCTGCCGATGGCACCAAGGTGTATGTGTTAACACTTGGTGACCTTACCTGGGATCTGTATTGGTATAATAACAATTTTGGACTGCAAGAGTATCTTCCATACATGAATAAGCTGGCTTGTCCGGTTTTTAACCTCATAGGTAATCATGATAATGATCCTTATGTAGCTAATAATGACTGGGAAGCAGAGGCCAAATATAGAGATATCATTGGTCCGACCTACTATTCTTTCAACCTGGGCAAAGTACACTATGTGGTGTTAGATGATGTGGAATATCTTAATTCCGGTGGATCAGAAGGAGTAATTGGAAGTAGAAATTACAATGAGAAAATCGTTTCGGAGCAAATGGAATGGCTGCAGAAGGATCTGGCAACCATTACAGATAAGAGTACTCCAATTGTAATAGCCACTCATACTCCATTGTATAAAAACCCAACTTTGGATGTTAATGGAAATCAGGTTGATACACTTGATCTTTCAAATGGTGGTTCTTTGATTAATAGCTTAAAAGAATTCTCCACAGTTCATGTCCTCACAGGTCACACACACATTAACTACTCAGTGGAGGAGGAATCAAATGTGATGGAGCATAATACAGCTGCTATTTGCGCTACGTGGTGGTGGACAGGGAAGAATGGTTATGCCGGAAACCACATCTGCAAAGATGGAAGCCCTGGTGGCTATGGCATTTGGAAAATGGATGGCCAGAATATCGAGTGGTTGTACAAAGGCATTGGCCATGGAGAAGATTATCAGTTTAGGGCTTATGACCTAAATGAGGTTCATATTACCGCAGCCGAATTTGCTCCTAAATCGTCTGATAGTTTACTTGAGCCTTATGCGGGACCTTATGCACAGAAAAGTTCTGGTAATGAGGTGCTTATCAATGTCTGGGGCTATGATAGTGAATGGAAAATAGAGGTTTCTGAAAACGGTAACAAGCTGGGTGTTGACAGGGTTTATGCTTTAGATCCTTTGCACATCATCTCGTATGATGCACTGAGACTCAATGCGGGAGCCACACCAACAGGTGCTTTTACTACCACAGAAACTGCTCATTTATTTAAAGCAGTAGCTTCAGCGCCTGATTCTACCTTAGAAATAAAAGTAACAGACCGCTTTGGTAATACCTACACTGAGAGTATGGTTAGGCCGAAAGCATTCAGTTATGATATAAGATAG